The following proteins are co-located in the Solenopsis invicta isolate M01_SB chromosome 7, UNIL_Sinv_3.0, whole genome shotgun sequence genome:
- the LOC120358230 gene encoding nascent polypeptide-associated complex subunit alpha, muscle-specific form-like isoform X2, whose translation MGEPKPAVSPQPNGGVKQKPTSLNLAPGPGFYRNVNGRASLNDRHLQHVTALIGGGRTAHVNKSASPNFAAAINNSELGGGGSANTVQLPALPTVPPLSAISSAWSLSAELENLLEPPPPPAPTHSSPSNRASSVSNNEHQQHQNEQQHNNLRSSPINQLPTRSPSHNGHGFPLYTPPAPIPASGANKVRSTPNGLPHPGASRRPHSIAAPPFHGVQHPLGQLAGRAAAATPLPSAAPAPGAATPTAWGSGAATPNATTCGVPGVVQRRAHSVAGTPVSLSTGNNGINGGINGQQEPRSNGPSAGGVGVGGGGSGGSGGGGVVVSATRSAVPPQSLWNGQQPLPRRPHSIASTPVTAATGLPPATTATPTNVSATARTPGEPIQWGASGMVLHQPIPRRAYASTMPHPQPPTPTSQGPCLSVLNNPGNSNTWTLGAAALRPRPHSIATTPQGAPQMPPASPSDSGYRSLPSAASDYQILKSPSKSQQNQQQQQSQQQIHQSAVRRLSLPSAQTLLRTSAPRPSPTFHGLPFRPFTCGVSPNGNPIFLGCTHLHNSNSSSGSTRTSTPATSPATPLTTSQAIQQLLAQPRNGFKIMDDKVSLFIEILDTQERFAKVSQTLLIIRAALM comes from the coding sequence ATGGGCGAGCCGAAGCCCGCCGTCTCTCCGCAGCCCAACGGCGGAGTGAAGCAGAAACCGACAAGTCTGAACCTCGCGCCGGGTCCCGGCTTCTATCGCAATGTGAACGGACGCGCGAGCCTGAATGATCGTCATCTACAGCACGTCACCGCTCTCATCGGCGGTGGACGCACCGCACACGTCAACAAGTCCGCCTCGCCAAATTTTGCCGCTGCAATCAACAACTCCGAGCTCGGTGGCGGCGGTTCAGCAAATACCGTCCAACTACCAGCGTTACCAACAGTACCACCATTATCAGCAATATCCTCAGCGTGGTCGTTGTCTGCAGAACTTGAAAATTTGTTGGAACCCCCGCCTCCACCGGCCCCAACACACTCCTCCCCCTCAAATCGAGCAAGCTCCGTCAGTAACAACGAACATCAACAGCACCAGAACGAACAGCAGCACAACAATTTGCGATCGTCCCCGATCAATCAGCTGCCCACCCGTAGCCCGAGTCACAATGGTCACGGGTTCCCCCTCTACACACCACCTGCCCCGATACCAGCATCCGGCGCAAATAAAGTTCGCTCTACACCCAACGGGTTACCACACCCAGGAGCATCGAGGCGTCCTCATAGTATTGCCGCTCCACCATTCCACGGTGTCCAACACCCCCTTGGTCAGCTCGCTGGTAGAGCAGCCGCAGCGACACCATTACCATCAGCAGCACCAGCACCAGGAGCAGCAACACCGACAGCGTGGGGCTCAGGTGCTGCAACACCAAATGCAACCACATGCGGTGTACCAGGAGTGGTACAACGGCGTGCCCATTCGGTCGCCGGTACTCCAGTATCTCTATCCACCGGCAACAATGGCATCAATGGCGGCATCAACGGTCAACAGGAACCAAGGAGTAACGGTCCATCAGccggcggcgtcggcgtcggtggcggcggcagcggcggcagcggcggcggcggcgtcgtgGTATCCGCGACTCGCAGCGCTGTACCACCCCAATCTTTATGGAACGGCCAACAACCCTTACCTAGGCGGCCTCACAGCATCGCCTCAACACCCGTTACAGCTGCAACAGGCTTGCCTCCAGCTACAACAGCAACACCAACAAACGTATCCGCGACCGCTCGCACACCAGGGGAGCCTATACAGTGGGGTGCCTCCGGGATGGTTCTACATCAACCCATACCTCGTAGAGCGTACGCCTCGACCATGCCACATCCCCAGCCACCCACGCCCACGTCACAAGGGCCCTGTCTGAGTGTACTGAATAATCCTGGAAACTCCAACACCTGGACATTGGGCGCCGCCGCTCTTCGGCCCAGACCTCATAGCATCGCTACGACGCCGCAGGGGGCACCGCAGATGCCACCCGCTTCCCCCTCAGATTCTGGATACCGATCGTTACCCTCAGCCGCTAGTGACTATCAAATCCTTAAATCGCCGTCGAAATCTCAACAAAATCAACAGCAACAGCAGTCGCAACAACAGATTCATCAGAGTGCCGTGCGACGACTCTCTTTGCCGTCAGCTCAGACATTGCTTCGCACATCCGCCCCCCGACCTAGTCCTACATTTCACGGACTCCCCTTCCGACCATTCACGTGTGGTGTTTCACCGAACGGTAATCCGATCTTCCTCGGCTGCACTCATCTTCACAATAGCAACTCCAGCAGTGGAAGCACGAGAACTTCCACTCCGGCAACGAGCCCGGCGACGCCGCTCACCACGTCGCAGGCAATACAGCAGctattggcgcagccgaggaaCGGTTTCAAGATCATGGATGATAAGGTGTCGTTATTCATAGAGATTCTCGACACGCAGGAAAGATTCGCTAAG
- the LOC120358230 gene encoding nascent polypeptide-associated complex subunit alpha, muscle-specific form-like isoform X1 — MGEPKPAVSPQPNGGVKQKPTSLNLAPGPGFYRNVNGRASLNDRHLQHVTALIGGGRTAHVNKSASPNFAAAINNSELGGGGSANTVQLPALPTVPPLSAISSAWSLSAELENLLEPPPPPAPTHSSPSNRASSVSNNEHQQHQNEQQHNNLRSSPINQLPTRSPSHNGHGFPLYTPPAPIPASGANKVRSTPNGLPHPGASRRPHSIAAPPFHGVQHPLGQLAGRAAAATPLPSAAPAPGAATPTAWGSGAATPNATTCGVPGVVQRRAHSVAGTPVSLSTGNNGINGGINGQQEPRSNGPSAGGVGVGGGGSGGSGGGGVVVSATRSAVPPQSLWNGQQPLPRRPHSIASTPVTAATGLPPATTATPTNVSATARTPGEPIQWGASGMVLHQPIPRRAYASTMPHPQPPTPTSQGPCLSVLNNPGNSNTWTLGAAALRPRPHSIATTPQGAPQMPPASPSDSGYRSLPSAASDYQILKSPSKSQQNQQQQQSQQQIHQSAVRRLSLPSAQTLLRTSAPRPSPTFHGLPFRPFTCGVSPNGNPIFLGCTHLHNSNSSSGSTRTSTPATSPATPLTTSQAIQQLLAQPRNGFKIMDDKVSLFIEILDTQERFAKVCNQFSCGIAAISVSLKIMFSNQLDSQAIWHFF; from the coding sequence ATGGGCGAGCCGAAGCCCGCCGTCTCTCCGCAGCCCAACGGCGGAGTGAAGCAGAAACCGACAAGTCTGAACCTCGCGCCGGGTCCCGGCTTCTATCGCAATGTGAACGGACGCGCGAGCCTGAATGATCGTCATCTACAGCACGTCACCGCTCTCATCGGCGGTGGACGCACCGCACACGTCAACAAGTCCGCCTCGCCAAATTTTGCCGCTGCAATCAACAACTCCGAGCTCGGTGGCGGCGGTTCAGCAAATACCGTCCAACTACCAGCGTTACCAACAGTACCACCATTATCAGCAATATCCTCAGCGTGGTCGTTGTCTGCAGAACTTGAAAATTTGTTGGAACCCCCGCCTCCACCGGCCCCAACACACTCCTCCCCCTCAAATCGAGCAAGCTCCGTCAGTAACAACGAACATCAACAGCACCAGAACGAACAGCAGCACAACAATTTGCGATCGTCCCCGATCAATCAGCTGCCCACCCGTAGCCCGAGTCACAATGGTCACGGGTTCCCCCTCTACACACCACCTGCCCCGATACCAGCATCCGGCGCAAATAAAGTTCGCTCTACACCCAACGGGTTACCACACCCAGGAGCATCGAGGCGTCCTCATAGTATTGCCGCTCCACCATTCCACGGTGTCCAACACCCCCTTGGTCAGCTCGCTGGTAGAGCAGCCGCAGCGACACCATTACCATCAGCAGCACCAGCACCAGGAGCAGCAACACCGACAGCGTGGGGCTCAGGTGCTGCAACACCAAATGCAACCACATGCGGTGTACCAGGAGTGGTACAACGGCGTGCCCATTCGGTCGCCGGTACTCCAGTATCTCTATCCACCGGCAACAATGGCATCAATGGCGGCATCAACGGTCAACAGGAACCAAGGAGTAACGGTCCATCAGccggcggcgtcggcgtcggtggcggcggcagcggcggcagcggcggcggcggcgtcgtgGTATCCGCGACTCGCAGCGCTGTACCACCCCAATCTTTATGGAACGGCCAACAACCCTTACCTAGGCGGCCTCACAGCATCGCCTCAACACCCGTTACAGCTGCAACAGGCTTGCCTCCAGCTACAACAGCAACACCAACAAACGTATCCGCGACCGCTCGCACACCAGGGGAGCCTATACAGTGGGGTGCCTCCGGGATGGTTCTACATCAACCCATACCTCGTAGAGCGTACGCCTCGACCATGCCACATCCCCAGCCACCCACGCCCACGTCACAAGGGCCCTGTCTGAGTGTACTGAATAATCCTGGAAACTCCAACACCTGGACATTGGGCGCCGCCGCTCTTCGGCCCAGACCTCATAGCATCGCTACGACGCCGCAGGGGGCACCGCAGATGCCACCCGCTTCCCCCTCAGATTCTGGATACCGATCGTTACCCTCAGCCGCTAGTGACTATCAAATCCTTAAATCGCCGTCGAAATCTCAACAAAATCAACAGCAACAGCAGTCGCAACAACAGATTCATCAGAGTGCCGTGCGACGACTCTCTTTGCCGTCAGCTCAGACATTGCTTCGCACATCCGCCCCCCGACCTAGTCCTACATTTCACGGACTCCCCTTCCGACCATTCACGTGTGGTGTTTCACCGAACGGTAATCCGATCTTCCTCGGCTGCACTCATCTTCACAATAGCAACTCCAGCAGTGGAAGCACGAGAACTTCCACTCCGGCAACGAGCCCGGCGACGCCGCTCACCACGTCGCAGGCAATACAGCAGctattggcgcagccgaggaaCGGTTTCAAGATCATGGATGATAAGGTGTCGTTATTCATAGAGATTCTCGACACGCAGGAAAGATTCGCTAAG